The Lacerta agilis isolate rLacAgi1 chromosome 5, rLacAgi1.pri, whole genome shotgun sequence genome has a segment encoding these proteins:
- the LOC117047277 gene encoding transcription cofactor HES-6-like isoform X2 — protein sequence MAPSFRPSKNRPSRDDEDFFEARGNRKARKPLVEKKRRARINESLQELRLILADAEAKMENAEVLELTVKRVQGVLQNRSLDSDKLQREASERFAAGYIQCMHEVHTFVSNCPGIDSTVAAELLNHLLESMPLNEGSFQDLIADVLSDPSISQWPGSDGLSQTPGESPGALNLPSPNSPLPSPSSSEETCSDAEDAEAEQSHISLDGLDRSRTQNVPSSSLSKSMWRPW from the exons ATGGCTCCCTCCTTTCGGCCCAGCAAGAACAGACCGAGCCGGGACGACGAGGATTTCTTCGAGGCCAGAGGAAACAGGAAG GCAAGGAAGCCGCTGGTGGAGAAGAAGCGGCGGGCGCGGATCAACGAGAGCTTGCAAGAGCTGCGGCTGATCTTGGCGGACGCGGAG GCGAAGATGGAGAACGCCGAGGTGTTGGAGCTGACAGTGAAGCGGGTGCAAGGCGTCCTGCAGAACAGGTCTCTCG ATAGCGACAAACTGCAGCGGGAGGCCAGCGAGCGCTTTGCAGCTGGGTACATTCAGTGCATGCATGAAGTCCATACGTTTGTCTCCAACTGTCCTGGGATTGATTCCACCGTTGCAGCAGAGCTCTTGAACCACCTTCTGGAGTCGATGCCTCTGAACGAAGGCAGTTTCCAGGACCTGATAGCGGATGTCTTGTCAGACCCATCCATCAGCCAGTGGCCTGGCAGCGATGGGCTCTCCCAGACGCCTGGGGAATCGCCTGGAGCTTTGAACCTGCCCAGTCCCAATTCGCCTCTCCCTTCACCTTCCTCCAGTGAGGAGACTTGCTCTGATGCGGAAGACGCGGAGGCTGAGCAAAGCCACATCTCTTTGGATGGACTGGACAGGTCTAGGACGCAAAATGTGCCTTCCTCCAGCCTTTCCAAATCTATGTGGAGACCTTGGTAG
- the LOC117047277 gene encoding transcription cofactor HES-6-like isoform X1 — MAPSFRPSKNRPSRDDEDFFEARGNRKARKPLVEKKRRARINESLQELRLILADAEFQAKMENAEVLELTVKRVQGVLQNRSLDSDKLQREASERFAAGYIQCMHEVHTFVSNCPGIDSTVAAELLNHLLESMPLNEGSFQDLIADVLSDPSISQWPGSDGLSQTPGESPGALNLPSPNSPLPSPSSSEETCSDAEDAEAEQSHISLDGLDRSRTQNVPSSSLSKSMWRPW, encoded by the exons ATGGCTCCCTCCTTTCGGCCCAGCAAGAACAGACCGAGCCGGGACGACGAGGATTTCTTCGAGGCCAGAGGAAACAGGAAG GCAAGGAAGCCGCTGGTGGAGAAGAAGCGGCGGGCGCGGATCAACGAGAGCTTGCAAGAGCTGCGGCTGATCTTGGCGGACGCGGAG TTCCAGGCGAAGATGGAGAACGCCGAGGTGTTGGAGCTGACAGTGAAGCGGGTGCAAGGCGTCCTGCAGAACAGGTCTCTCG ATAGCGACAAACTGCAGCGGGAGGCCAGCGAGCGCTTTGCAGCTGGGTACATTCAGTGCATGCATGAAGTCCATACGTTTGTCTCCAACTGTCCTGGGATTGATTCCACCGTTGCAGCAGAGCTCTTGAACCACCTTCTGGAGTCGATGCCTCTGAACGAAGGCAGTTTCCAGGACCTGATAGCGGATGTCTTGTCAGACCCATCCATCAGCCAGTGGCCTGGCAGCGATGGGCTCTCCCAGACGCCTGGGGAATCGCCTGGAGCTTTGAACCTGCCCAGTCCCAATTCGCCTCTCCCTTCACCTTCCTCCAGTGAGGAGACTTGCTCTGATGCGGAAGACGCGGAGGCTGAGCAAAGCCACATCTCTTTGGATGGACTGGACAGGTCTAGGACGCAAAATGTGCCTTCCTCCAGCCTTTCCAAATCTATGTGGAGACCTTGGTAG